The window TTAGGACGTGGAGTGCTCGTGGGAATAGTGCTGGGAAAACTTGATTCAAGGCCTTCGTTAGCATTACTTCTGGGTGTACTTATCGTATGTTCAACAGTTAATGTAACACCTTTTTCAGCACCACTTTTATTGTTGGTGGGGGTGTTGGAAGCTCTACTGACTAGACTCGCAGATATGACAAGAGATGTTGATGTGGAACTCGGGACTACTGAACCAGAATGCAATAGGCAGACGCTGATATAATCTAAAATAAAAGAAGCATTTCATTTTGCGATGAACTACTGCTAGGCTACCTGAAGACCTCTAAATCTTCAGAACTACtaattatataaacataaaaagctTGTTGAGCCAGCGGTTGTTGAGCATCAACATCAAGTTATTTCAATCTCTACCTACTACTATCCTGTTTCCTGTAACTTTTCAGGTTAATCTTACCTGGACAATAGCCTTTACACTGAGCAGAAAATGGTGGAGAGGATTCATGGCAGTATCTTGTACACGGTCCTGGTTCGTTTCCTATACCCAAGAAGCAGTTGATGAAAAAGTTTTTGTCTGTTCTGAAGCGGTAGCAGTCCCGATTAGTCCAGTTACAGTTTGATGGAGGGATAAGATTTGAAGCCACACCTAGCCCCATCATAGTTACTAGAAGTCCGTATAGAGCTTTGCTAATCATCCTTGTTGCTTGGTTACCCACTTCTTAGGAAAAGAGAATATCTCTGTTGACTGTTGACTGTTTTTCAACTTCTTAGCAAGGAAGGATCTCGAATGAGTAAACTACAATGAACCAGCTTTCACGAATTAGACTGGTGAATAACTTTTATACAAACTGTTCAAATAACATGAACTTAATAATAAAACCAGTTGACACCTACTTGAGCGGATATCTGCGAGTTAGAGTCGGACGGTTGATCATTCACGATGATCAGCTGATTGTGAATAGCCTTAATATATTGGCACTTGCGTAAACTTAGGAGATTAGAAATATTCCAGTGGGCGTCATAGGATTTTTAAAACGCAATTCTGTGTTTTCCCTATTCATCATTCATCACGCAATAGAATAATCTATTCGAGCATATCAATGGCAGTCTCCATCAAAGAATCCATTTATCCATTTGTTCTATTACATACAGTGGACTCCGTCATCCAACATTTATTCGTTCTGGTATTAggatcgtaaggcgaaaatgtcgtatgGAGAGCATAGGAAAACTGTGTATTAGCTAAAACTTTGTGTTACTAACATTTGTCCAACTTCCCCCAATGTAAAAACAGTCATAGCAAGGTGACCACGTGAAAGGTTCAATTGCTGATCTTATCTCTTACATGTATTGGACAGCTTCAATTTACATtagactcttattatagtatagaATTCATCCAATCCTTTGGGTTTAGGCTAAGGACAGAACAGTCGTTGCAAAATGGAGGACGAAGAGCTGCTGCTTCtattgcaggtatcatagtattcgACTatttttcccacgaccaaacacgagtgaagcgattgttgggagctttatgataaatgcatatgtgcacacaactcacgacaATTCTTTATCAACACCGTCACAAACCCTTGCACTGAAATCTCATcaataatttaaccatttttcaatggagtcgtttaagtataataactatacaaaacacatataaacctatttaaatatgttactaagtctttattatttgtaaacaacACCCTAAACCTTACCTATCTGATTgtattatacacaaatagacagattaatttggcctgaaatcacaataaaacacctaaaaagctatttttaatCATAATTAAAACCGGccaacgatacgccaataaagtcatgcgacagatagtagaactataattaagcagtgcgcatttcacgagaaaaacgtgctcatttcacagtCTATGGTGTTGTTCACTTGCCGAAAGTTTCTAACATTTTCTcgttttaatatcttgcaaaaatgtttaattaaaagaataattattcgattttataaaatcattataagatttaattatgaGAATAATTTTTCGAATTTGTCctaaggtttctgtaataaacgtagaccgtttgaggcgtagaccgatttacaggtacaaaattgtggtacacagtttatcagcctatgtttttttttcaattaccaaaagtttcattaaattatttaaaacattagccaaaattctttacatctcaTGTAccagctagggccaaactacaatgcccctttatgccgagaacatttttttattttactccagtttgcagaagaCTTCcggacgcatgaacgctcatacttgctttctgttaaagatcgctatcaaaaccattctacattcaacacaaccaactttcaaactgtgtatattacacagcagcttgccattttacttctaatagtGTGGCGgacgttgcatttactttatttactcctaTATGCCTTATTCTGTCTTATCCTTTTAAATATCGTGATTCGTCTCCCCTGTCTGTTGTATATGCTTATTTCTTATTACTCTGTACGTTTTTAATCGGCGAcgccaataattatttaatcatacttatacttctttttatattattattattatattcagtttcgaccgtgtgctatgtttttacttgtttttgtacatatccaccttccttttatatggtagtaaatTGGGTGACTTGGCAAAATGGGCCAGGCTCCCAGTGGAGTCGTGAATGCCTCTGTTGTACATTGATTGTGGCGCTTACAGTCAAATACAGACTTATTCACTTTGAACTTATACACTCTTTCTCTGCCTGAAACAGGGGTGGATTGCAGTAGCCCGTTAAGGGAAGGCGCTTGACCTtaacaatattgcatttcagagttataataaatatatttccttattgctgttgttaaattacatacattacagtaggttaggcttACAGCTTtaactaatatttattttattgttgtaaaacataggtttgagatagtagttgATTAGATGTgattttttacaaccttttgttttccatcattgactttttgaatttaatttcaaaacaacttgacaactaccatggacatacaacttcccaaaACACCTCGTCTTGGCcgacgcagtggccgtccacgtgtctctcaattattacagctcaataggagaataaatagaaggtcctcacagcaaccatcaacatcaaatgctaatgttcaacaacacgctactcaaattaataacaacaactcatctgattcagataattctttaatagatgttgtaggcgatgtaaatgacatggacttggcagccccttggtttccagatgatgatcatgattttatggacatcattgaccatgcaaatattgcacaaaacaatattgctcctcccaatgctgcccccctttatcacattcctcattttcaatctttagattgtcctgatttttaaaaactgcGTTACAACTTCTtggcagacttgacaacaacatataccagctcacatgtactggatgtaatgagaaacgtttacactatactctgtgaattcctgctgacaactactttttcaacaaccagcaataccatttcttttttccataatcacttattccattaccaggtcatgggctgtatgacagggcaatttctagtttatatatttatgtacctaacattcattttggtttggcAAATCTTTATAACTACTGTCTAGGATTTTAGTTAGTCATATATTTTAGTGTTTAACTGGGCTTCCTATTAGTTAATTAATGTTCAGTAAATGCTGTGACTCATATTTTGGAATCCCTAATATCTGCTGAATCAGCGGTATCAGTCTGCATCTGCTGATATCGGCCAGCATCTTCCATTTGTATCGCATATAAGGAAGCACCAATTTTAGAGGTGATAAAGATTGGTAGTAGAGTCGGTCAGAAATGGCGATttgatacacatgtatgtacgcTTGTACTTAGCATACAAGCTttgatacatatacaagtaCTAGATGGATGTCCGGCGTTGCCCTGGTAATAAATTTTAGCtatttagttttaatttagtTAATCATATATTTTGGTGTTTAAATGGGCTTctatttcttaatcaatgttcaATTAGGGCTATGACTCATATTTTGAAATCTTTAATAACTGCTGAATCAACCGTTTCATTTGACTTCTGCCAACATTTGTCGGTAGCTGGCGATTTTATCAAATTATAAGGAAACCCCAATTTTAGAAGAGAACAAGATTGGTAGTAGAGTAGGTCAGAGATGGAGatctgttatacatgtatatacacttgtactttAGGGTTTAGAGACTATTTTATCAACAATAAATAAACTTGTGTAAGTGTACAGTTGAATAGAAGTCAAGCAATGTTGTCTTCAATATAGATATAAACATGGCACAGTACCCTTTCGCTACAATACCATACAATTTTCTTATATGGCAGCTTTAGGAGGAAAGCTTGACACCACCACCCCAGTGTTCATTCAATCATCTATCCAATATTAAACTGATCTTTTCTGAGTCATTCAAAGTCCAACGAACATAGTACTGACTAGCCTCACTTTTCACTCACTCTAAAATGTGTTACAAACAAACAGTTTCTTGAATACATTTGTTTATTTCAAAGGAAAGCAAAATTTGTAGTTTTAGCAAATCCCACAGCAATAGAATGCACAGCAAATGTCTATTTCTACTAGCAATGACAAAGAATCTCAATGAACAAACAAATGAACAAATAAACCCAAtgaaaaaatgaatgaaattcaatgagcaaaaaaacaacaatttaattgtcATCTTCAGAGTACCGCAATCGCATCGTCTATAAATATGTTCGACAGTCAATATGAAATCTGTAGAGAGCAGCAAATAGAGAGATGATTTGAATATAAAAGTGTTGGTGGTGAACAGCTGTAGTAGCAAATATAGGACTTTGAAGGAGTTGTGTTTATCCAACTTGAGTGATAGCGGCAGCGGCATGTCAGCCTTGTCTCCCTAGATAAGCAGCACCAAAACAAATATGGTATAATTTACATACAGTATCAAGTTTACACTACCCACTGCTAGTCTGTAGCATGTGGTAAGGATATTGAGGGGAAACACAGCTGGTCTATTGCTGAAACATGTCTTTCCTTGTTATCATATAGGGTTATCAATTGTATATACTGCACACTCACGTGGTACATAGAGGTATAGCTTGTGGATTTGATAAACGCTTTTATAAGATTCACAAATAACTAAGTACTTTAACATGATTAGCTACTTCAAatgaaatttcaaattattcaagaaaaacatttaataatcCTGACCGCAGCAGCAAGTCAGCCTTGTCTTCCTAAATATTTCATAATCTAGAGTAAAGAGCTTTGGACTTTTTAAGTAGACTACTGAGTGcaacttgcacaacattttagtcaattttatatgaaataaattgtgtttcTCTATCagttaaaattgtttttgatgtgtgAGGTGTGACTGAACTTCATCGCAATTAAAATGTTCAGGTTGTTTTATTGCGTCGAAAAATAATGTTCATCGTATCCTGCTATATGTACCTAATGACTAAACCAAACGGTATGAAcatagaatttttaaaaatgtagtGATTTGTTCAACAGCTTCAGTTGGACGAATGCTTGTCTTCACACAATTATGTATCAAACTTTCATTTACACACAAATCTTCAAGTTATTTGATGTAATTCACATAACTTTAGTTTTGAACTAGTCTTATGTTAGTTTTAAGTCAGCAAGCCTGTGACCTGCCTACTATTTATTTCACAAAAACAGTAGAACAAAACTGGCATAATGATAACCACTGTGTTGTAGGTCCTCACCTTGTGGGTCCTCGCCTTGCCTCCAATGTGATTGAATCATATGATATAAGCGACAGAGCTTAAAGTCAACGAAATTCACTTCacctaaaatgaaattatttagtTACAAGACATTAGCCATAGGTTATATAACTGTCTACAAAGCTCATAATAGTAGATTGCTCAAAGATCATGGTTGTAACACATCACCAAGCAGATGCCTTATATGTTATTGATCACTTGCAACTCACTAGATATCGCATGATTTGAGGCATTCAGAAGTCTCCTACTCTCTGATGCATCTACCAGTGTAGTCGACAGGTTCTGTAACAACAAGAGTTTGCAATGTCATTTAAAAATGGTGCCCCAGTTCTGCCTTTTAACTTGATTAACGAGACGGCAAAGAATCTCACTAATAAAGCAGTGTCTCGGTTCTGTCTTTTAACTTGATTAGAAAGATGACAAAGAATCCCACTAATAAAATGGTGTCTCAGTTCTGTCTTTTAATTTGATTAGAAAGACGGCAAAGAATCCCACTAATGAAACAGTGTCTCAGTTCTGTCTTTTAACTTGATTAGAAAGACGGCAAAGAATCCCACTAATAAAATGGCGTCCCAGTTCTGTCTTTTAACTTGATTAGAGAGACAGCAAAAAATCCCACTAATAAAGCAGTGTCTCGGTTCTGTCTTTTAACTTGATTAGAAAGATGACAAAGAATCCCACTAATAAAATAGTGTCTCAGCTCTGTCTTTTAACTGGAGTAGAAAGATGGCAAAGAATCCCACTAATAAAATAGTGCCTCAGTTCTGTCTTTTAACTTGATTAGAAAGACGGCAAAGAATCCCACTAATAAAATAGTGTCTCAGTTCTGTCTTTTAACTTGATTAAAAAGACGGCAAAGAATCCCACTAATAAAATGATGTTGCAGTTCTGTCTTTTAATTTGATTAAAAAGACGGCAAAAAATTCCACTAATAAAATAGTGTCTCAGTTATGTCTTTTAACTTGATTAGAAAGACGGCAAAGAATTCCACTAATAAAATGGTGTCTCAGTTCTGTCTTTTAACTTGAGTAGAAAGATGGCAAAGAATCCCACTAATGAAATGGTGTCTCAGTTCTGTTTTATAACTTGATTAGAAAGACGGCAAAGAATCCCACTAATAAAATGGTGTCCCAGTTCTGTCTTTTAATTTGATTGGAAAGACGGCAAGGAATCCCACTCATAAAATGGTGTCGCAGTTCTGTCTTTTAACTTGATTAGAAAGACGGCGAAGAATCCCACTAATAAAATGGTGTCCCAGTTCTGTCTTTTAACTTGAttataaaaacagcaaaaaatccCAATAATAAATCAGTGTCTCAGTTCTGTCTTTTAACTTGATTGAAAAGACAGCAAAGAATTCCACTAATAAAATAGCGTATCAGTTCTGTCTTTTAACTTGATTAAAGAGACGGCAAAGAATCCCACTAATAAAATGGTGTCCCAGTTCTGTCTTTTAACTTGATTAAAAAGACGGCAAAGAATCCCACTAATAAAATGATGTCGCAGTTCTGTCTTTTAATTTGATTAAAAAGACAGCAAAAAATTCCACTAATAAAATAGTGTCTCAGTTATGTCTTTTAACTTGATTAGAAAGACGGCAAAGAATTCCACTAATAAAATGGTGTCTCAGTTCTGTCTTTTAACTTGAGTAGAAAGATGGCAAAGAATCCCACTAATGAAATGGTGTCTCAGTTCTGTTTTATAACTTGATTAGAAAGACGGCAAAGAATCCCACTAATAAAATGGTGTCCCAGTTCTGTCTTTTAATTTGATTGGAAAGACGGCAAGGAATCCCACTCATAAAATGGTGTCGCAGTTCTGTCTTTTAACTTGATTAGAAAGACGGCGAAGAATCCCACTAATAAAATAGTGTCTCAGTTCTGTCTTTTAACTTGATTAAAGAGACGGCAAAGAATCCCACTAATAAAATGGTGTCCCAGTTCTGTCTTTTAACTTGAGTAGAAAGACGGCAAAGAATCCCACTAATAAAACAGTGTCTCAGTTCTGTCTTTTAACTTGATTAGAAAGACGGCAAAGAATCCGACTAATAAAATAGTGTCTCAGTTCTGTCTTTTAACTTGAGTAGAAAGATGGCAAAGAATCCCACTAATAAAACAGTGTCTCAGTTCTGTCTTTTAACTTGATTAGAAAGACGGCAAAGAATCCGACTAATAAAATACTGTCTCAGTTCTGTCTTTTAACTTGAGTAAAAAGACGGCAAAGAATTCCACTAAGAAAATAGTGTCTCAGTTCTGTTTTTTAACTTGAGTAGAAGGACGGCAAAGAATCCCACTAATAAAACAGTGTCTCAGTTCTGTCTTTTAACTTGATTAGAAAGACGGCAAAGAATCCCACTAATAAAATGGCAACAATACAAAGTGGCAGTTATGTCCTCTTTAACATCTATAAGATACTAAAATCTATAAATTAACTCCATCGTTCACTTTTCTCtctttaaaacatcaaaaatgtcTGATTTGACAATGTGATGAGATGTTAGATCACAGCACCATGGCAAAAACATTGTTAACCACCTCAGGATCAATCGGCCCAGATTCGGATTCTAGTCTATGCATTCCTTTCCTTCTCATCTGCGCGTTTgcctaaaatacaaaaacttatatatatttctgaacgtatgtaataatattaataaacagacTTATGATACGGCACAAATAGGCATGGTGACATTTTGCAAATTTGTTTAGCAGGGTACAAAAAGTTTTTAACCTAATGCATATTCAGAAAATTGAGTGCTCGGACTTGTTACCTTCTGTAATATTACGATACTACTTGATTGGTATGCGacacataatattttatacCTTACCATACTATACCATACTTCACAAGATAAAATCAGAGTACAAGCGCACGTATCACACTACATTTATTCTATGCTGTACATATAAATTTCAGTGCCTGTCCTTTTGTTGGTTATTGACGATATTGCGTCATGCGTAACGATTATCGATTGGTCTCACTAGGTGAATGTCCAGCGTTGCATGCGTaataacagtttataaacagttgcaggtaatgtagtgtaaaggtaatgcagTAGATAaggtaatgtaatgtttataagttgtttttattagcCGTGTAATGCAGGCATTCAGTtagttaaacaataaaattctcagagattttcatttttaattgatGAACATAATCAGCAGATGCTACCCTTGAAGTGGGTAGACACAAACGTATCTGCTGTCGTTTCATATCATTATTTCAAAAGTTTATACCTTCTCAACCTTAGCCCAATACTCAGGGTCTGCATCTATTTTCTGTTTCAACAGCTTGTAGAGACGGTTGAGTGTGTCCACGTAGCAGGTTATGTCCTTGCAACTCATCAGCTGCCTCAATAAACTCTCCAACAAACCATCTTCAGGATCTCGTCCTGTGAACACAGAAAACACTTATACTTGGAATAATAACAGCGTATAGACATGGGAGAGTAACTGGGCAGATTGATGGACTAGAAATTCAGTGAACATGATTAAAAACAATGCTTGTTTAAGAGATGATGAGACATCAAGGATCGCTGATGATTTAATCGGAAATATTGTTAAGTGCCAAAAAGTTCTGTAGTTGATGGAAATTTGCAGCTGCTATTGTGTAGTCAATACGCAAGTGCCTACCATAGACACTAATCTACCCTTATTTGCATTTTGTCCTTTCTAATGAACTTTGCTTAATTTTAATCAGGTATGCAACATACTGACTGATAGGTTGTTATACCTGCCAGTTCTACTGTTTGAACAAGAGTATAGAGGTATCACAAGAATTTGGAGAGTTTATGACTCATCAGGAAAATTGGTTGGCAATTTGAGTTTCTGTCAAAGTTGGTAATTTGAATTTCCCAAAAAAGTTGGTAATTTGAGTTTCCAACAGGTTGGTAAATTTAGTTTCCAATCAGTTATGAGACTTTATATAGCTGTCTAGACAAAAACAGCAAAAGTGATATCATAAGTTGCTCTAGAAACTTCTGCAAATTCCAGAATGTTTTTCAAATCTAAAAAAACAAATTGCCAATGAAACGGCTGTTTAGTTCTGATGAATATATCCATTGTGAAATTGACCGATAAAGTGtgttttttttaatgaaaagtaAAGATTAATGACTAATTCAAAAGGCTAGTTTCCCTCAACTGatcatgtttatatatactaaagaaataataatgaaatgttCTAAggtaatcatattttattgagaAAAAAGGAGTTTGAAGCAAATTGTGCCTAGAGTTTTATTTATACACTGTGGATGTACACTATGATTGTGGGAGTTTTATTTATACACTATGGATGTACACTATGATTGTGTGAGTTTTATTTATACACTATGGATGTACACTATGATTGTGTGAGTTTTATTTATACACTATGGATATACACTATGATTGGGTAAGTTTTATTTATACACTATGGATGTGCAGTATGATTGTGTGAGTTTTATTTATACACTATGAATGTACACTATGATTGTGTGAGTTTTATTT of the Watersipora subatra chromosome 4, tzWatSuba1.1, whole genome shotgun sequence genome contains:
- the LOC137394595 gene encoding uncharacterized protein; translated protein: MISKALYGLLVTMMGLGVASNLIPPSNCNWTNRDCYRFRTDKNFFINCFLGIGNEPGPCTRYCHESSPPFSAQCKGYCPDYISVCLLHSGSVVPSSTSTSLVISASLVSRASNTPTNNKSGAEKGVTLTVEHTISTPRSNANEGLESSFPSTIPTSTPRPNQTTSQKKQNTFIKKRNSKRENSLQQNTESPKGEPMNIAELLLIVGLCGSVIIIVCGVVICKKWVNSRTVPENESAGSQHQNLNNASYNQSSEQVGFTPPNQNSDTTNEPLILVNSQE